In Ascaphus truei isolate aAscTru1 chromosome 5, aAscTru1.hap1, whole genome shotgun sequence, one genomic interval encodes:
- the LOC142494839 gene encoding tubulin alpha-1B chain-like isoform X1, whose amino-acid sequence MRECISVHVGQAGVQMGNACWELYCLEHGLQPDGTMPSEKTVGMVDSSFGTFFSETGSGKHVPRAVFIDLEETVIDEIRTGTYRSLFHPEQLITGKEDAANNYARGHYTIGKEIIDSVLDRVRKMADQCTGLQGFLVFHSFGGGTGSGFTSLLMERLSVDYGKKSKLEFSIYPAPRISTAVVEPYNSILTTHTTLEHSDCAFMVDNEAIYDICNRNLDIERPSYTNLNRLIAQIVSSITASLRFDGALNVDLTEFQTNLVPYPRIHFPLVTYSPIISAEKAYHEQLSVPEITNACFEYANQMVKCDPRRGKYMACCLLYRGDVVPKDVNAAIAAIKTRRSIQFVDWCPTGFKVGINYQPPTVVPGGDVAKVQRAVCMLSNTTAIAEAWARLDHKFDLMYSKRAFVHWYVGEGMEEGEFSEAREDMAALEKDYEEVGTESVEPGEEEEDDY is encoded by the exons ATG AGGGAATGTATCTCTGTCCATGTTGGCCAAGCTGGTGTTCAGATGGGCAATGCTTGCTGGGAACTTTACTGCCTGGAACATGGACTTCAGCCAGATGGAACAATGCCTAGTGAGAAGACTGTTGGCATGGTGGATTCTTCCTTTGGCACTTTCTTTAGTGAGACTGGGTCAGGAAAACATGTACCCAGAGCTGTGTTCATTGACCTAGAGGAAACAGTCATTG ATGAGATCAGGACTGGGACATACCGATCACTCTTCCATCCAGAACAGCTCATTACTGGCAAAGAAGATGCAGCCAACAACTATGCCCGTGGCCACTACACAATCGGGAAGGAAATCATAGATTCAGTGCTTGATCGGGTCCGGAAAATG GCTGACCAGTGTACTGGTCTTCAAGGATTTCTGGTCTTCCACAGTTTCGGAGGAGGTACAGGCTCCGGCTTCACTTCACTGTTGATGGAACGTCTTTCTGTTGACTATGGAAAGAAGTCTAAGCTTGAATTTTCAATCTACCCTGCCCCAAGGATCTCCACTGCAGTGGTGGAACCATATAATTCCATCCTGACCACCCACACAACTCTAGAACATTCAGACTGTGCCTTTATGGTAGACAATGAGGCCATCTATGATATCTGCAACCGTAACCTGGACATTGAACGCCCCTCTTACACCAACTTAAACAGACTGATAGCTCAAATAGTCTCTTCCATTACAGCCTCATTGAGGTTTGATGGTGCCTTGAATGTTGACCTTACAGAGTTCCAAACTAACTTGGTGCCTTATCCTAGAATCCACTTCCCACTGGTAACCTATTCACCCATTATATCTGCAGAGAAAGCTTACCACGAGCAGCTATCTGTGCCAGAGATCACCAATGCTTGCTTTGAGTACGCCAACCAAATGGTGAAATGTGACCCTCGGCGTGGTAAATATATGGCTTGCTGCCTGTTATACAGAGGTGATGTGGTACCCAAAGATGTTAATGCAGCCATAGCTGCAATTAAAACCCGGAGGTCCATCCAGTTTGTTGACTGGTGTCCTACTGGTTTTAAGGTGGGAATTAATTACCAGCCTCCCACTGTGGTTCCAGGAGGAGACGTGGCTAAAGTCCAGCGTGCTGTGTGTATGCTGAGTAATACCACGGCTATTGCAGAGGCCTGGGCCAGGCTGGACCACAAGTTTGACCTGATGTACTCCAAGAGAGCATTTGTCCACTGGTATGTGGGAGAAGGGATGGAGGAAGGGGAGTTCTCTGAGGCGAGGGAAGACATGGCTGCCCTGGAAAAGGATTatgaagaggtggggacagaatCTGTTGAAcctggagaggaagaggaggatgactACTGA
- the LOC142494839 gene encoding tubulin alpha-1B chain-like isoform X2 codes for MGNACWELYCLEHGLQPDGTMPSEKTVGMVDSSFGTFFSETGSGKHVPRAVFIDLEETVIDEIRTGTYRSLFHPEQLITGKEDAANNYARGHYTIGKEIIDSVLDRVRKMADQCTGLQGFLVFHSFGGGTGSGFTSLLMERLSVDYGKKSKLEFSIYPAPRISTAVVEPYNSILTTHTTLEHSDCAFMVDNEAIYDICNRNLDIERPSYTNLNRLIAQIVSSITASLRFDGALNVDLTEFQTNLVPYPRIHFPLVTYSPIISAEKAYHEQLSVPEITNACFEYANQMVKCDPRRGKYMACCLLYRGDVVPKDVNAAIAAIKTRRSIQFVDWCPTGFKVGINYQPPTVVPGGDVAKVQRAVCMLSNTTAIAEAWARLDHKFDLMYSKRAFVHWYVGEGMEEGEFSEAREDMAALEKDYEEVGTESVEPGEEEEDDY; via the exons ATGGGCAATGCTTGCTGGGAACTTTACTGCCTGGAACATGGACTTCAGCCAGATGGAACAATGCCTAGTGAGAAGACTGTTGGCATGGTGGATTCTTCCTTTGGCACTTTCTTTAGTGAGACTGGGTCAGGAAAACATGTACCCAGAGCTGTGTTCATTGACCTAGAGGAAACAGTCATTG ATGAGATCAGGACTGGGACATACCGATCACTCTTCCATCCAGAACAGCTCATTACTGGCAAAGAAGATGCAGCCAACAACTATGCCCGTGGCCACTACACAATCGGGAAGGAAATCATAGATTCAGTGCTTGATCGGGTCCGGAAAATG GCTGACCAGTGTACTGGTCTTCAAGGATTTCTGGTCTTCCACAGTTTCGGAGGAGGTACAGGCTCCGGCTTCACTTCACTGTTGATGGAACGTCTTTCTGTTGACTATGGAAAGAAGTCTAAGCTTGAATTTTCAATCTACCCTGCCCCAAGGATCTCCACTGCAGTGGTGGAACCATATAATTCCATCCTGACCACCCACACAACTCTAGAACATTCAGACTGTGCCTTTATGGTAGACAATGAGGCCATCTATGATATCTGCAACCGTAACCTGGACATTGAACGCCCCTCTTACACCAACTTAAACAGACTGATAGCTCAAATAGTCTCTTCCATTACAGCCTCATTGAGGTTTGATGGTGCCTTGAATGTTGACCTTACAGAGTTCCAAACTAACTTGGTGCCTTATCCTAGAATCCACTTCCCACTGGTAACCTATTCACCCATTATATCTGCAGAGAAAGCTTACCACGAGCAGCTATCTGTGCCAGAGATCACCAATGCTTGCTTTGAGTACGCCAACCAAATGGTGAAATGTGACCCTCGGCGTGGTAAATATATGGCTTGCTGCCTGTTATACAGAGGTGATGTGGTACCCAAAGATGTTAATGCAGCCATAGCTGCAATTAAAACCCGGAGGTCCATCCAGTTTGTTGACTGGTGTCCTACTGGTTTTAAGGTGGGAATTAATTACCAGCCTCCCACTGTGGTTCCAGGAGGAGACGTGGCTAAAGTCCAGCGTGCTGTGTGTATGCTGAGTAATACCACGGCTATTGCAGAGGCCTGGGCCAGGCTGGACCACAAGTTTGACCTGATGTACTCCAAGAGAGCATTTGTCCACTGGTATGTGGGAGAAGGGATGGAGGAAGGGGAGTTCTCTGAGGCGAGGGAAGACATGGCTGCCCTGGAAAAGGATTatgaagaggtggggacagaatCTGTTGAAcctggagaggaagaggaggatgactACTGA